A stretch of Podospora bellae-mahoneyi strain CBS 112042 chromosome 5, whole genome shotgun sequence DNA encodes these proteins:
- a CDS encoding hypothetical protein (EggNog:ENOG503NUC9; COG:T) has translation MSGWFSSAPSSAATPADANAGEDHVSDGSKLKTFIGILKKFIGVSDLAAVRFSLPSQLLEPTPNLEYWNYLDCPSAFAAIGTADEPVDRMLEVLRFWFTKDLKYAKGKPCKPYNSCLGEFFRCNWETEDDAPRIDTSALRKSPPGSSSSSMKSAKSAIPAGLGSSDPRAASTVSVTQSAANPTKPVRISYLTEQTSHHPPVSAFYIDCPEKGLHAKGFDQITAKFTGTSIKVMPGEHNLGIFITVDRRDHETYQLTHPAAHLGGILTGALSVSVGDMCYITCPETKLKAILRYYNDGWLGRTTNKMEGIIFRYDPENDNKTQIKDVPVEDILIRLGGAWKEKIVFTVGNKPLESHPPERQITIIDVAPLSVAPKVLPPVEKQLPNESLQLWSEVTKAIHAKQFGKATTVKQELEEAQREKAREREKKGETWTPVFFEQATDKAGKPSLTEKGREVLRRAQAGNWDMDGIL, from the exons ATGTCTGGCTGGTTCTCGTCCGCTCCGTCTTCGGCGGCGACACCTGCCGATGCCAACGCCGGTGAGGACCATGTGAGCGACGGATCGAAGCTCAAGACCTTTATTGGCATTTTGAAGAA GTTTATCGGCGTGTCTGATCTCGCTGCCGTTCGATTCTCGCTGCCCTCCCAGCTTCTCGAGCCTACACCAAACCTTGAATACTGGAACTACCTCGATTGCCCGAGTGCTTTCGCCGCGATTGGAACCGCCGATGAGCCTGTAGATCGCATGCTCGAGGTGTTACGATTCTGGTTCACCAAGGATTTGAAATATGCCAAGGGGAAGCCGTGCAAGCCCTACAACTCTTGCTTGGGCGAGTTCTTTCGC TGTAACTGGGAAACTGAGGATGATGCTCCGAGAATCGACACTTCGGCACTCAGAAAGAGTCCACCAGGGAGTAGCTCTTCTAGTATGAAGTCTGCCAAGTCTGCCATCCCGGCAGGGCTTGGCTCCAGCGACCCTCGGGCAGCCTCCACCGTATCAGTCACTCAGTCGGCAGCCAACCCTACAAAGCCAGTGAGGATTTCCTACCTGACAGAGCAGACctctcatcaccctccagTCAGCGCTTTCTACATTGATTGCCCCGAAAAGGGCCTTCATGCAAAGGGCTTCGACCAGATTACAGCCAAGTTCACCGGTACCTCCATCAAGGTTATGCCCGGCGAGCACAATCTGGGTATCTTCATCACGGTGGACCGCCGAGATCATGAAACATACCAGCTCACCCACCCGGCCGCTCATCTGGGCGGTATTCTGACGGGCGCTTTGAGCGTGAGTGTTGGTGATATGTGCTACATCACATGCCCTGAgaccaagctcaaggccaTCCTCCGATACTATAATGACGGCTGGCTTGGCCGGACAACCAACAAAATGGAGGGCATCATCTTCCGCTATGATCCTGAAAACGACAACAAGACTCAAATAAAGGACGTACCGGTAGAGGATATCCTCATTCGTCTTGGAGGCGCGTGGAAAGAAAAGATTGTTTTTACTGTTGGAAACAAGCCTCTG GAATCCCACCCTCCAGAGCGGCAGATTACCATCATTGATGTTGCTCCATTGAGTGTGGCGCCAAAGGTCCTCCCGCCTGTTGAGAAGCAGCTCCCCAACGAGTCTCTTCAGCTTTGGAGTGAAGTCACCAAGGCGATTCATGCCAAGCAATTTGGCAAGGCTACAACAGTCAAAcaggagcttgaggaggcCCAACGTGAGAAGGCTCGGGAgcgagagaagaagggagagaCCTGGACGCCGGTATTCTTTGAGCAGGCTACCGATAAGGCCGGTAAGCCTTCGCTCACAGAAAAGGGCAGAGAGGTGCTGAGGCGGGCCCAAGCTGGCAACTGGGACATGGATGGCATTCTTTAA
- a CDS encoding hypothetical protein (COG:S; EggNog:ENOG503NWMA), which translates to MADEELQERLRGNSQAFNSLLSLIPGTLYYGEDTSDQWKKKKQTKEEARAAKRNKLDPDSERHRNAKDLMEEKARNKRKLKELEDEEDSHNSNDEDDDFEIEGIEKEKPLEGLKRKDIPAAKEEEKESPVKKQKVVAEEPAVGKTPSKDAVAKESKKSAKKQKKEEAKRLKMEVAAPSKAATKRDEEPAVRESTEAPDSDGEDDEMVPIDVSGLVTKEDDNTSETTRDTPASDAARTDSLAASSTTSISSAVPPSERPKGLKTPANPENIAKLKEKLNAKLLSLKIARKAADSEGNAIKNKEDLLEARRKLALKRKERKNEMRKQAKIEEEKKREAALATARDSPALSSFLQEDDNVETNFAFGRLRFSDGTQLSHDAAYEKTPGSAKKKGPSDPKTALLKLENQKKRIANLPEEKQKQVIEQEAWLAARKRAEGEKVIDNEALLKKAIKRKEKGKKKSEKEWKERKEGVQKSIHDRQKKREENLQKRKDEKMANRRGKGKGKKGKGVQTKKKGGRPGFEGK; encoded by the exons ATGGCGGACGAAGAATTGCAG GAGCGTCTCCGCGGCAACTCCCAGGCCTTCAACAGCTTGTTGTCGCTCATCCCCGGAACACTGTACTATGGGGAGGATACCAGT GAtcagtggaagaagaagaagcagaccaaggaggaagccCGGGCCGCCAAGCGCAACAAGTTGGACCCCGACAGTGAACGTCACCGGAACGCCAAGGATCtcatggaggagaaggcgcgCAACAAGCGCAAGCtgaaggagctcgaggatgaggaagataGCCACAACTccaacgacgaggacgacgactTTGAGATTGAGGGTATCGAGAAAGAGAAGCCGCTCGAGGGGTTGAAGAGAAAGGATATACCCgccgccaaggaggaagagaaggagtcGCCTgtcaagaagcaaaaggtcGTCGCTGAGGAGCCAGCCGTCGGGAAAACCCCTAGCAAAGATGCGGTCGCGAAGGAATCCAAGAAGTCTgcgaagaagcaaaagaaggaggaggccaagaggTTAAAGATGGAAGTGGCTGCACCAAGCAAGGCTGCTACCAAGAGGGATGAGGAGCCCGCTGTTCGGGAATCTACCGAAGCCCCCGACagcgatggcgaggatgacgaaATGGTTCCTATTGATGTTTCTGGTCTGGTCACAAAGGAGGACGACAACACGTCAGAAACCACGAGAGATACCCCGGCGTCCGATGCCGCCAGAACCGACTCTTTAGCCGCTAGCAGCACGACTTCCATCTCCTCGGCCGTTCCACCGTCCGAAAGGCCAAAGGGTCTCAAAACTCCAGCTAACCCGGAAAACATTGCGAAACTTaaggagaagctcaacgCCAAGCTCCTCAGCCTGAAGATCGCGCGCAAGGCGGCCGACTCGGAAGGAAATGcgatcaagaacaaggaaGACCTCCTCGAAGCGCGGAGAAAACTCGCGCTCAAGCGTAAGGAGCGCAAGAACGAGATGCGCAagcaggccaagattgaggaggaaaagaagagggaagCTGCCCTCGCCACAGCCCGGGACTCGCCCGCGTTGTCCTCGTTCCTCCAAGAAGACGACAATGTCGAGACAAACTTTGCCTTTGGCCGCCTTCGCTTCTCGGACGGCACTCAGCTCTCTCACGACGCCGCCTACGAAAAGACACCCGGCtccgccaagaagaagggcccCTCGGACCCGAAGACTGCGCTTTTGAAGCTGGagaaccagaagaagaggatcgCCAACttgccggaggagaagcagaagcaggtGATTGAGCAGGAGGCTTGGctggcggcgaggaagagggcggagggggagaaggtgattGACAATGAGGCGCTGCTCAAGAAGGCGATCAAgcggaaggagaagggaaagaagaagagcgagaaggagtggaaggagaggaaggagggggtgcagAAGAGCATTCATGAcaggcagaagaagagggaggagaatttgcagaagaggaaggatgagaagatggcgaataggagggggaaggggaaggggaagaaggggaagggggtgcagactaagaagaagggggggagacCGGGGTTTGAGGGGAAGTAG
- a CDS encoding hypothetical protein (EggNog:ENOG503NV2D; COG:S) codes for MSGNTLTRNTGVAADEDGDVVFSNNDNGRIGSGSSSSSSSSDGLRKGGKSGVEVRHLEDDDDNSNEEAQLLHSDSEDDGLELDELTSPDSDVENRPFRKSKSRQQGRKRHRYCDWLWGGPAPSKTQRIEPRAWLLPRLQAGLVDVLDCLFPQKWQKGMLLVGFGIVWMLTVVVPVVLTKGKVVADGQEVKHLGCVSPLWGGNAECGLDGRLCEPFGNTSVAFRCPADCAGVKLLNPRWVGNQQINYRAYVIGGGEGVYRGDSFVCQAGVHAGVVTDKKGGCGRVKLKGEYYRFENSTQNGVESVRFGSYFPMSYEVEKVEGCGRGDARWGQLIVSVGLSLLLGAGTRSGKVMFFGGFTGVFLHVGLVSDPPDIEVMSGRLVQELVGIMVGRLLPAVFVMVVVYWAIGRRTLEGVDEGANWEKTLLWMGGLWLGGLTNNTFEAWIPISRLEGHDLRQQPGAVVALVVVVGVLFALGTLQAWHFWQEGRLPKLLAFYAGAIAVIATLVVMPGLELRLHHYVLALLLLPGTAMQTRPSLLFQGLLVGLFINGVARWGFDSVLQTYDSIRGDGQYGSVVPEVVAPFIETLEMGVKQETIHFKWSALDDVARLREKIEGISVLVNDVERFRGWFTETKLEDMVFSWPRFRKADEYFRFSFVGEGGNTLDWTEAGTWFANGTWSKGVGFYKV; via the coding sequence ATGAGCGGCAACACGCTCACCCGCAACACTGGGGTGGCGGCTGACGAAGACGGCGACGTTGTTTTcagcaacaacgacaatGGGAGGATCGGTAGTGGGTCGAGCAGTTCGAGCAGTTCGAGCGATGGGCtgagaaaggggggcaaATCCGGTGTTGAGGTTCGGCAcctggaagatgatgatgacaacagcaacgaaGAGGCTCAACTTTTACACTCTGACAGCGAGGATGACGGGTTGGAACTAGACGAGCTGACGAGCCCGGATTCTGATGTCGAGAACCGACCCTTCAGGAAGTCCAAGTCGCGGCAGcaagggaggaaaagacaCCGGTATTGCGACTGGCTTTGGGGTGGTCCTGCGCCTTCTAAAACGCAGAGGATTGAACCGAGGGCGTGGCTGCTGCCGAGACTTCaggcggggttggtggatgtcCTTGACTGTCTCTTCCCCCAGAAGTGGCAGAAggggatgttgttggtggggtTTGGGATCGTGTGGATGTTGACCGTTGTCGTGCCGGTGGTGTTAACCAAAGGAAAGGTGGTGGCCGATGGGCAAGAAGTGAAGCATCTCGGTTGTGTGAGCCCGCTTTGGGGGGGGAATGCAGAGTGTGGGTTGGACGGGCGACTGTGTGAACCGTTTGGGAATACGAGTGTGGCTTTTCGGTGTCCGGCGGATTGTGCGGGCGTGAAGCTGCTCAATCCACGGTGGGTGGGGAATCAGCAGATCAACTACCGGGCTTATGTcattgggggaggggagggggtttatAGGGGTGATTCGTTTGTTTGTCAGGCTGGGGTTCATGCCGGGGTGGTGACGGAtaagaagggggggtgtgggagggtgAAGTTGAAGGGGGAGTATTACCGGTTTGAGAATAGCACCCAGAATGGGGTGGAGAGTGTACGGTTTGGGAGTTATTTTCCTATGAGTTATGAGGTTGAGAAAGTggaggggtgtgggaggggggatgcgAGGTGGGGCCAGTTGATTGTGAGTGTTGGGCTGAGTTTGTTGCTTGGGGCGGGGACACGGAGTGGGAAGGTGATGTTCTTCGGGGGGTTTACGGGGGTCTTTCTACATGTTGGTTTGGTGAGTGATCCGCCTGATATTGAGGTGATGAGCGGGAGGTTGGTACAGGAGTTGGTCGGGATTatggttgggaggttgttgccGGCAGTGTTTGTTATGGTGGTTGTGTACTGGGCGATAGGGAGGAGAACGTTGGAGGGTGTGGATGAGGGGGCGAATTGGGAGAAGACGTTGCTGTGGATGGGAGgcttgtggttggggggattgACCAATAATACTTTCGAGGCGTGGATTCCGATTTCGAGGCTGGAGGGACATGATCTGAGGCAGCAGCctggggcggtggtggcactggtggttgttgtgggggTGCTGTTTGCCCTGGGGACTTTGCAGGCGTGGCACTTTTGGCAAGAGGGGAGGTTGCCGAAGTTGTTGGCGTTTTATGCGGGGGCGATAGCGGTGATTGCgactttggtggtgatgccgggGTTGGAGCTGAGGCTTCACCATTATGTTCTTGCTTTGCTCCTACTACCGGGGACGGCGATGCAGACGAGGCCGAGCTTGCTGTTTCAGGGgctgttggttgggttgtttaTCAACGGGGTAGCAAGATGGGGCTTCGATTCGGTGTTGCAAACATATGATTCCATCAGGGGGGATGGGCAGTATGGGAGTGTGGTgccggaggtggtggcacCGTTCATTGAGACGTTGGAGATGGGAGTGAAGCAGGAGACGATCCACTTCAAGTGGTCGGCGTTGGACGATGTTGCAAGACTGAGAGAGAAGATTGAGGGCATCAGTGTGCTGGTGAATGACGTGGAGCGATTTAGAGGGTGGTTTACAGAGACAAAGCTGGAGGATATGGTGTTTTCTTGGCCAAGGTTCAGAAAGGCTGATGAATACTTCAGATTCTCTTTTgtcggggaaggagggaacACATTGGATTGGACCGAGGCGGGGACATGGTTTGCGAACGGGACCTGGAGCAAGGGCGTGGGTTTCTACAAGGTCTAA
- a CDS encoding hypothetical protein (EggNog:ENOG503Q05F): MCTYTTHVRVCGSCRCEDTVLISEKLCPVAQKANGIFGACLEGVLSERDATRHWCWQCKESVIPSPPPGYAQLQQQMQYGYQGRYGSGSGHRRRGSVVPTSSSGGQRPRAWS, translated from the coding sequence ATGTGCACTTACACAACCCACGTCCGGGTCTGCGGGTCCTGCCGCTGCGAGGATACAGTCCTTATCTCGGAAAAGCTCTGCCCGGTCGCCCAAAAAGCGAACGGCATCTTTGGGGCGTGTTTGGAAGGGGTGCTGAGCGAGAGGGATGCGACGAGGCATTGGTGCTGGCAGTGCAAGGAGAGTGTGATTCCCAGTCCGCCGCCGGGGTATGCCCAGTTGCAACAGCAGATGCAGTATGGCTATCAGGGGAGATatgggagcgggagcgggcacaggaggagagggagtgtGGTACCTACTAGTAGCAGTGGCGGTCAGAGGCCGAGGGCATGGAGCTGA
- the TMA16 gene encoding translation machinery-associated protein 16 (EggNog:ENOG503P4GE; COG:S): MAKTFEKERKRIAKKKGGKIEALHANSRNAKRLHTAVIRDDRLKALAAARKKQDKPLIRRTRFFLEAARENELKPLDEAAVQAKILEFVGQHNEEYEEIKKTRRAGRPPSTREDLLKMAIEALETEHKNGFYLPDLSSEKNLAMLERWDGSSWAFLTNVTWVKISADGTTKPSSFPPQGL, translated from the exons ATGGCCAAGACATTTGAAAAGGAGAGAAAGCGCAtcgcgaagaagaagggcggcaaGATTGAGGCTCTTCACGCCAACAGCAGAAACGCCAAGCGACTTCACACAGCCGTCATTCGTGATGACCGTCTGAAggctcttgctgctgcccgcaAGAAGCAAGACAAGCCTCTGATTCGCCGTActcgcttcttcttggaggcCGCACGCGAGAATGAGCTGAAGCCTCTTGATGAAGCTGCCGTCCAGGCCAAGATTCTAGAGTTTGTTGGGCAACACAACGAGGAATATGAGGAGATCAAAAAGACACGCCGTGCCGGACGCCCACCCAGCACAAGAGAGGATCTGCTGAAGATGGCCATTGAGGCTCTTGAGACGGAGCACAAGAATGGTTTCT ACCTGCCCGATCTCTCTTCGGAGAAGAACCTCGCAATGCTTGAGCGCTGGGACGGGTCTAGCTGGGCCTTCCTCACAAACGTGACTTGGGTCAAAATCTCCGCCGATGGCACGACTAAACCGTCAAGCTTCCCTCCCCAAGGTCTATGA
- the VPS74 gene encoding Vacuolar protein sorting-associated protein 74 (COG:U; EggNog:ENOG503NTZR; BUSCO:EOG092631QQ), translated as MSTTSGLTRRRGGPPAGAGATGGASTPTEDSGRNSSGGGGGPETSYESGENGHRIAFDPRDISESAERSKQPKLTLMEEVLLLGLKDKQGYLSFWNDNISYALRGCIVLELAFRGRISMQKNPSRRNLPLPDRVIEVVDDTLTGEVLLDEALKMMKSSEKMSVSSWIDLMSGETWNLMKIGYQLKQVRERLAKGLVDKGILRTEKRNFLLFDMATHPVVDGGAKEEIRRRVRNVLTQRTVVLNNSQWLPEGLEFRYLRTVAMVCAAYAANVLENALSTLGHEAREKAFNQTDELLAEYSQWPFGRGAVRNDIGENLPGVITEEVNKAKDKELQLEVVAACLCVFTRLDSLL; from the exons atgtcaACCACATCAGGCCTAACGCGCCGGAGAGGCGGCCCCCCCGCCGGAGCCGGTGCCACGGGCGGCGCATCCACCCCGACAGAAGACAGCGGCCGCAACTCgtcgggcggcggcggcggcccagAAACTTCCTACGAGTCGGGGGAGAACGGTCACCGGATTGCGTTTGACCCCCGCGACATCTCGGAGAGCGCCGAGAGGTCGAAGCAGCCCAAGTTGAcgctgatggaggaggtgttgctgCTTGGGTTGAAGGATAAGCAG GGTTACCTCTCCTTCTGGAACGACAACATCTCGTACGCCCTCCGCGGCTGCATCGTCCTCGAGCTTGCCTTTCGCGGGAGGATCTCGATGCAAAAGAACCCTTCGAGGAGGAACCTCCCGCTGCCGGACAGGGTgattgaggtggtggatgacacgttgacgggggaggtgctgctggacgaggcgctcaagatgatgaagagcaGCGAGAAGATGAGCGTGAGCAGTTGGATTGACCTCATGTCTG GCGAAACATGGAACCTAATGAAAATCGGCTATCAACTCAAACAAGTCCGCGAGCGGCTCGCCAAGGGCCTCGTGGACAAGGGCATCCTCCGCACCGAAAAGCGCAACTTTTTGCTGTTTGACATGGCGACCCACCCCGTCGTGGACGGGGGcgccaaggaggagattcGCAGGCGGGTGCGCAACGTGTTGACGCAGCGGACGGTGGTGCTGAACAATTCGCAGTGGCTGCCGGAGGGGCTGGAATTCAGGTACTTGAGGACGGTGGCGATGGTGTGCGCGGCGTATGCGGCGAACGTGCTGGAGAACGCGCTGAGCACGCTGGGGCacgaggcgagggagaaggcgttTAACCAGACGGATGAGCTGCTGGCCGAGTACAGCCAGTGGCcgtttgggaggggggcggtgagGAATGATATTGGGGAGAATCTGCCGGGGGTTATTACGGAG GAAGTAAACAAGGCAAAGGACAAGGAGCTGCAGCTCGAGGTTGTGGCGGCTTGTTTGTGCGTTTTTACGAGGTTGGATTCGCTGCTTTAg
- the EXO1 gene encoding Rad2 nuclease (COG:L; BUSCO:EOG09262A65; EggNog:ENOG503NWMW), whose product MGIQGLFPLLKSIHRTTELKKYAGETFGVDGYGWLHRGAIACAIELAQGKPTRKYVDFAMHRVRMFKYYGVTPYLVFDGDFLPSKAKTESSREQRREQSLKTGLELLKAGKPSKAHLELQKAIDVTPEMARHLIEELKKAGVPYLVAPYEADAQLVYLEREGVISGIVSEDSDMLVFGAKRLLTKMDQHGQCVEIQRKDFCLVREISLTGWTDAEFRHMAILSGCDYLGAVNNIGLKTAYRLIRKHKTPERIIQMLKFEGKHRVPENYLEEFKQAELTFLHQRVFCPKKKDIVFFTEPGPALKVDEMPFIGAPVETELARAIAAGDVNPITKKRIVLPSSSRTSPPSPGKRRISQTMAPVTVPTRNPGKPPGKPINEYFAKHKRIPLGEMDANCFTNNSQNNSPSNSPRPIVFPLPRPYIAGVEEATRPSRRYINLEAALSGERRRRSEPVSNLLATYETSSNRRRTTGPVVDIFQDGTPSTSTTRPPKKARLCDDDPPTLTDNNTPVKSRFFTSTEGADYIRSDDSVEEAFRSICNQEIVTSTRIVHGLPSPAPSMLSASMDTPSSIVGTPSTVMSTPSSSMSKPSGLMNRSCNMMNTPSSSKSSTSSSSQTPILTPLQRLGFQALQRGKPRVVSSSVLQPTRLSTYSKRSSSLSVNPASIPLPRADLAEIEALSQPVGSEDLILPSSDGELEQDEEEGTKYSNVSNSGLDLSRFKYT is encoded by the exons ATGGGTATCCAAGGCCTTTTCCCGCTCCTCAAGTCCATCCACCGCACCACCGAGCTCAAGAAGTATGCCGGCGAGACCTTTGGTGTCGATGGCTACGGCTGGCTCCATCGCGGTGCCATTGCCTGTGCCATTGAACTAGCCCAGGGTAAGCCCACTCGCAA ATATGTCGACTTCGCCATGCACCGAGTCAGGATGTTCAAGTATTATGGTGTCACTCCCTATTTGGTCTTTGACGGCGACTTTCTTCCCAGCAAGGCCAAGACTGAGTCTTCGCGTGAGCAGCGTCGTGAGCAGAGTCTGAAGACTGGCCTCGAGCTCTTGAAAGCCGGCAAACCCTCGAAAGCCCACCTCGAGCTTCAAAAGGCCATCGACGTCACCCCGGAAATGGCTCGTCATCTCATCGAAGAACTCAAGAAAGCCGGTGTCCCGTACCTTGTCGCCCCCTACGAAGCCGATGCCCAGCTCGTCTACCTGGAGCGTGAGGGTGTCATCAGCGGCATTGTCTCAGAAGATTCGGATATGCTGGTGTTTGGTGCGAAGCGCCTGTTGACCAAGATGGATCAGCACGGTCAGTGTGTTGAGATTCAGAGAAAAGACTTTTGTTTGGTCCGCGAGATCTCCTTGACCGGTTGGACGGATGCCGAGTTCCGGCACATGGCCATTCTCAGCGGCTGTGACTATCTGGGCGCTGTTAACAACATCGGCCTGAAGACAGCTTACCGACTGATCCGCAAGCACAAGACACCTGAGCGCATCATTCAGATGCTCAAGTTCGAGGGCAAGCACAGGGTTCCCGAGAACTACTTGGAAGAGTTCAAGCAGGCCGAACTCACCTTTTTGCATCAGAGAGTCTTTTgccccaagaagaaggacatcGTGTTCTTCACCGAGCCCGGACCCGCTCTCAAGGTCGATGAGATGCCCTTCATCGGTGCTCCGGTCGAGACTGAATTGGCCCGGGCCATTGCCGCCGGAGACGTCaatcccatcaccaagaagcgGATCGTCCTCCCGTCGTCCTCTCGCACCTCGCCGCCGTCCCCTGGTAAGAGAAGGATCAGTCAGACCATGGCTCCGGTCACTGTGCCAACGAGAAATCCTGGCAAGCCGCCCGGCAAACCGATCAACGAGTACTTTGCGAAGCACAAGCGGATTCCCTTGGGCGAGATGGACGCCAATTGTTTCACTAACAACAGCCAGAACAATTCGCCCAGCAACTCCCCTCGTCCGATCGTCTTTCCTCTTCCGCGCCCATACATTGCGggcgtggaggaggcgacCCGCCCATCTCGCCGGTATATCAATCTCGAGGCTGCCCTGAGCGGAGAACGCCGTCGGAGAAGCGAGCCTGTCTCGAACCTCCTGGCGACGTACGAGACCTCATCGAACCGCCGCAGGACCACTGGCCCGGTTGTCGACATCTTTCAGGACGGCACCCCGTCGACATCGACTACGAGGCCCCCCAAGAAAGCGCGCTTGTGTGATGACGACCCTCCCACTTTGActgacaacaacacccctgTGAAGAGCAGGTTTTTCACATCTACCGAGGGAGCCGACTATATTCGGTCGGACGATTCGGTCGAGGAGGCTTTCCGCAGCATCTGCAACCAAGAGATTGTGACCAGCACCCGCATCGTTCACGGCTTGCCTTCGCCCGCGCCCAGCATGCTTTCCGCATCCATGGACACGCCTTCTAGCATCGTGGGTACGCCTTCCACTGTCATGAGCACACCCTCTAGTTCCATGAGCAAGCCCTCGGGTCTCATGAACCGGTCTTGCAACATGATGAACACACCTTCCAGCTCGAAGAGCAGCACATCCAGCAGCTCTCAGACCCCTATTTTGACGCCTCTCCAGCGTTTGGGTTTCCAGGCTTTGCAGCGCGGGAAGCCCCGGGTCGTCTCTTCTTCGGTTCTCCAACCCACCAGGCTCTCGACGTATTCCAAGAGATCGAGCTCGCTTTCGGTCAACCCCGCCTCGATTCCTCTGCCTCGTGCTGATTTGGCCGAGATTGAGGCCCTGAGCCAGCCTGTTGGCAGCGAAGATTTGATTTTGCCCTCTAGTGATGGGGAGCTCgagcaggatgaggaggagggtaccAAGTATTCCAATGTTTCCAACAGCGGTTTGGATTTGTCGCGGTTCAAGTACACCTGA
- the MAM33 gene encoding Mitochondrial acidic protein mam33 (BUSCO:EOG0926577T; COG:C; EggNog:ENOG503P2ZN): protein MMSLRAIARAAPRVLARPSTLRPAVVRTAAATAARPSFAITQKASAAFSTSALRRAPAGEVDEELAAKLSSELEFETSVKEGETLPASIKDFLENGQFELKDVPGQQDVFLTRNFGNEKITVSFSIADLSSFQEQNFEDDALADEEFEEMNDSREHGKSGAADLAEEAEEEDMEGGADTDAMPCRLNIVVEKPGKGALNVEAIAQDGTVVVENVYYYKDAKLAHSSSPDAVHAAQDAYPGPAFGSLDEDLQILLERYLEERGITPALALFVPDYMDMKEQKEYLAWLENVRGFVEA, encoded by the exons ATGATGTCCCTCCGTGCCATCGCCCGCGCGGCCCCCAGAGTCCTCGCtcgcccctccaccctcagACCCGCCGTCGTCAGAACCGCTGCCGCCACCGCTGCACGCCCCTCTTTCGCCATCACACAAAAGGCTTCGGCCGCCTTTTCCACATCAGCCTTGAGACGGGCGCCCGCCggcgaggtggacgaggagctcgccgCCAAGCTGAGCTCGGAGCTCGAGTTTGAGACTTCTGTCAAGGAGGGCGAGACGCTGCCGGCAAGCATCAAGGATTTCTTGGAGAATGGCCAGTTTGAGCTCAAGGACGTGCCCGGTCAGCAGGATGTGTTTTTGACGAGGAACTTTGGGAATGAAAA GATcaccgtctccttctccatcgcCGACCTCTCCTCGTTCCAAGAGCAAAACTTTGAGGACGACGCCCTCGCCGATgaagagtttgaggagaTGAACGACTCCCGCGAGCACGGCAAGTCTGGTGCTGCTGATTTggctgaggaggctgaggaggaggatatggagggtggtgctgataCTGATGCCATGCCCTGCCGGCTGAACATTGTCGTTGAGAAGCCCGGCAAGGGCGCGCTCAATGTTGAGGCGATTGCTCAGGATGGcaccgttgttgttgagaatgTCTACTATTACAAGGACGCCAAGCTTgcacacagcagcagccctgATGCGGTGCATGCTGCGCAGGATGCCTACCCTGGCCCTGCGTTTGGGAGTCTGGATGAGGACCTTCAGATCTTGCTGGAGAGGTatctggaggagaggggcATCACGCCTGCGCTGGCGCTGTTTGTGCCGGATTACATGGATATgaaggagcagaaggagtatttggcttggttggagaatgtgagggggtttgttgaggCTTGA